The proteins below come from a single Garra rufa chromosome 3, GarRuf1.0, whole genome shotgun sequence genomic window:
- the LOC141331899 gene encoding cytoplasmic dynein 2 intermediate chain 1-like: MHPVKKITKEDTWRSDDLKVHIQAHNEESKRRPKREEEHRKYRDGESLDRRHRDPDRDARREKEKQRERESTRELSKHRDPGRDRNQDIKREDIREDRYKERKREHERDNRHRDGDEEEKRHNRGEKENSERRRDREKDRYKDMEVDMHHQGDRGTNREREKDRDRRRAERDRERRSETDRRKEERREGEKEERERHKERKSEMDKRKEERRGEKEERERDKEQERERRERHRARESEQNRHEYEEKHRDGERRERRSEKEQSGHKEKEHRRDRGDRERRRRDKESHVANTSHSREVEQHAQEWNESKDYFHGIKDGDRENAREREERDRRREKRHKEALDSKRGDRERKHKDSSDKEDPTKIPQLTWRSIQAEINDPVIPVENEETEEDKQLSKDYHNDYEEDFEDYEEDFEDDGEEDDDHEEEENEEHDNKVREDERELSPKRREEIEAIQKAIDEENERIYSARSKPTTTESAVTQRERHSDRSRTHGKIIDFVSAKQREVSQKVARKQKQRSEELLRLIDLDFSITFALLDLPPVNEYDMYIKNFGTANTKQAYVQCNEDNTDRDIQTEEVDMTDKWTQHPPEANAACGGSKASQDTADESTSRINTNSQRLTTFLRSAAQVMAVLIEENMAESNSVRRLRSQTDALSFSDGCIQLNTKLPFLHGRQVSLLQFSQVQRQTLLSVHPPSSKSSAVRLDSETVICIWNIWEPSRPQKVLLYESEVRCCCLSPGKVTLVFAGTDVGSVVVWDLREHSGTHLNMVVGQEVWTLRYPTFSTDAVLSGVGHLSPVVSIEPVLATADTSSKSALTADIDESLGLSFQLGSLDENGVLTLWVVVELPKGNDSGSQTDLGLRPGGKVKLLHSSSIQTTEKSPQDVIMGFGPPVSLQLKFLPSDSNHYFIGTNMGLVRHGTRHSLKVLPKLYRSQFDSCRPVEVTALDFSPSGEPLFLVGCSDGTVRLHSVLREDALMEWSGYSSGAPVLSVQWSLTRSAVFCVLDTASDLQIWDLTVKDYVPVVTENIHNDRVTAMAVFGEPAKQNTFSGVALAKQSGKVEIQYFKESLTVPSANDKETLHSFLHSTFLI, encoded by the exons ATGCACCCTGTGAAG AAAATAACAAAAGAAGATACTTGGAGGTCTGATGACTTAAAAGTGCATATTCAG GCACACAATGAGGAGAGCAAAAGAAGACCCAAACGAGAAGAGGAGCACAGAAAATACAGGGATGGAGAATCTCTGGATCGCCGACACAGAGACCCTGATCGAGATGcaaggagagagaaagaaaaacaaagagaaagagaaagcacAAGAGAGCTGAGTAAACACAGAGACCCAGGCAGGGATAGAAACCAGGATATCAAGCGGGAAGACATCAGGGAGGACAGAtataaagagagaaagagagagcatgAGAGAGACAACAGACACAGAGATGGagatgaagaagaaaaaagacaCAATCGAGGTGAGAAGGAAAACAGTGAAAGACGGAGGGATAGAGAAAAAGACAGATATAAAGACATGGAGGTAGATATGCACCATCAGGGGGACAGAGGTACAAACAGGGAAAGAGAAAAAGACAGAGACAGAAGGAGAGCTGAGAGAGACAGGGAGCGAAGAAGTGAAACAGATAGAAGGAAAGAGGAGAGAAGagagggagaaaaagaagaaagggAGAGACACAAGGAGCGAAAAAGTGAAATGGATAAAAGGAAAGAggaaagaagaggagaaaaggaaGAAAGGGAGAGAGACAAAGAACAAGAAAGAGAGAGGAGAGAAAGACACAGAGCAAGAGAGAGTGAACAGAATCGACATGAATATGAGGAAAAACACAGGGATGGAGAAAGGAGAGAGAGACGCAGTGAGAAAGAACAATCTGGACACAAAGAAAAAG AACACAGAAGAGATAGAGGGGATAGAGAGAGGAGAAGAAGGGATAAAGAAAGTCAT GTGGCAAACACAAGTCACTCTCGAGAAGTTGAACAGCACGCCCAGGAGTGGAATGAGTCAAAGGATTATTTCCACGGAATCAAAGATGGGGATAGGGAAAATGCCAgggagagagaagagagagatagAAGGCGTGAAAAAAGGCACAAGGAAGCTTTAGACTCCAAGAGGGGTGACAGAGAGAGGAAACATAAAGATTCATCAGACAAAGAG GATCCTACCAAGATACCTCAGTTAACATGGAGGTCTATTCAAGCTGAAATCAATGATCCAGTGATCCCT GTGGAGAATGAAGAAACTGAAGAAGACAAACAATTAAGCAAGGATTATCATAATGATTATGAGGAGGATTTTGAG GATTATGAGGAAGactttgaagatgatggtgaaGAGGATGATGATCATGAAGAGGAGGAGAATGAGGAACATGACAATAAAGTGAGAGAAGACGAGAGGGAGTTGAGTCCCAAAAGAAGAGAAGAGATTGAAGCCATCCAGAAAGCCATTGATGAGGAAAATGAGAGAATCTACTCTGCAAGATCAAAGCCCACAACCACAGAGTCAGCTGTCACCCAGAGAG AAAGACACTCTGACAGAAGTCGAACACAtggcaaaattattgattttgtaTCAGCAAAGCAGCGAGAGGTCAGCCAGAAAGTGGCCAGGAAACAAAAGCAA CGCAGTGAAGAGCTTCTGCGTCTGATTGATTTAGACTTCTCCATCACCTTTGCTTTGCTGGACCTGCCTCCTGTCAATGAGTATGACATGTACATCAAGAATTTTGGAACAGCCAATACAAAACAG GCTTATGTGCAGTGCAATGAAGACAACACTGATCGGGATATACAAACAGAAGAAGTAGACATGACAGACAAATGGACACAACACCCACCAGAAGCAAATGCAGCATGTGGAG GGTCTAAGGCGTCTCAAGACACTGCAGATGAATCCACTTCAAGAATAAATACTAATTCTCAGCGGCTGACTACTTTTTTACGTTCTGCTGCACAG GTGATGGCTGTTCTGATAGAGGAGAATATGGCAGAGAGTAATTCTGTCAGAAGACTTCGCTCTCAAACAGACGCGCTGTCGTTTAGTGATGGCTGCATTCAACTCAATACCAAACTCCCCTTCCTGCATG GTCGGCAGGTGAGTTTGCTGCAGTTCTCTCAAGTCCAGAGACAGACTCTTCTGTCTGTTCATCCTCCTTCCTCCAAAAGCAGTGCTGTACGGCTTGACAGTGAGACAGTTATCTGTATTTGGAACATCTGGGAACCATCCAGACCCCAAAAAGTTCTTCTTTATGAATCTGAG GTGAGGTGTTGTTGTTTGAGTCCTGGTAAAGTTACACTAGTATTTGCTGGTACAGACGTAGGCTCAGTGGTGGTATGGGACCTCAGAGAACATTCTGGCACTCATTTGAACATGGTGGTTGGCCAGGAGGTGTGGACACTACGCTACCCGACCTTCTCAACAG ATGCTGTGCTTTCAGGGGTGGGTCATCTTTCTCCCGTGGTGTCCATTGAACCTGTACTGGCGACTGCTGATACAAGTTCAAAGAGTGCATTAACTGCAGACATAGATG AGTCTCTGGGACTGTCATTCCAGTTAGGATCTCTGGATGAAAATGGAGTGTTAACTCTCTGG GTTGTGGTTGAGCTGCCAAAAGGAAATGATTCTGGATCTCAAACAGACCTAG gtCTCAGGCCTGGTGGTAAAGTTAAGCTGCTCCACAGCTCCTCTATACAGACCACTGAGAAATCACCTCAAGATGTTATAATGGGATTTGGACCTCCTGTGAGCCTTCAGTTGAAGTTCCTCCCATCTGACTCGAACCATTACTTTATTGGTACTAACATG GGTCTGGTTAGACATGGTACGAGGCATAGCTTAAAAGTGCTTCCAAAGTTGTACAGATCGCAGTTTGATAGCTGTAGACCAGTGGAGGTCACAGCACTTGACTTCAGTCCTTCTGGGGAACCCTTGTTCTTG GTTGGCTGCAGTGATGGAACAGTCAGATTGCATTCTGTCCTGAGAGAAGATGCGTTGATGGAATGGTCTGGATATTCCAGTGGCGCTCCTGTTCTGTCAGTTCAGTGGTCTCTGACACGGTCAGCTGTGTTTTGTGTTCTCGATACTGCCTCTGATCTTCAGATCTGGGACCTAACTGTAAAGGATTATGTGCCAGTCGTCACTGAGAATATACACAATGACCG GGTGACAGCCATGGCAGTGTTTGGTGAACCAGCCAAACAGAACACATTTTCTGGCGTTGCGCTCGCCAAGCAGTCTGGCAAAGTGGAGATTCAGTATTTTAAGGAGTCACTTACAGTGCCTAGCGCAAACGACAAAGAAACACTTCATTCTTTTTTGCACAGTACTTTTTTGATATGA
- the LOC141331900 gene encoding leucine-rich repeat-containing protein 14-like encodes MVLSLVNLCAREVVSDHSSSPYWLSCVPRELYRALLDAAFTHCRPLAVGELVQRWPERKLIVGGGRKTGECPPNRLCVQALLLAVVRGLTDKRCSLQMLDLSGLQCENGRVEDSMGGWSLSVALCSMVLQARAAASRAHRRDGERERKRGLEAERNQGAIKRDRGKVGCGNNGESSQGGHRVEEVEKMECRTNEQMLPEDESVKGIRRRMEIQKRRTLSEVKSNTSSNNSSLCDQDWDEVVMVHVRADLFVNSRSWERVRDALSQPGPLRLRCRYLRVEELSATSIASLLSLLPHQDLLGVDIRYSSLGVSGLAMLLPLLAPFPQLHSLRLHYCNLDLQRTQPGQQGALQDMSKGLGSLKRLKRLCLTALRLPGHLRLLLSSLSQPLEVLELPYLCLTSTDLAYLSCSQHAPFLKELDLSENWLDESSMPSLRRLLAQAQSSLCQLSLCGCGLSDTLLGALLPSLSCCRALRSLRLALNPLSRTGLLSLARTAAGIPSLRLLLYPNPLEEYEPGLPVLPSSAQLLDWPLLEESEGRELTLRLLDEVLNLRGRSPDLLVTSDLLNYSPDLTVDV; translated from the exons ATGGTCCTGTCTCTGGTGAACCTGTGCGCTCGGGAGGTGGTGAGCGACCACAGCTCTTCGCCGTATTGGTTAAGCTGTGTGCCAAGAGAGCTCTACCGAGCGTTGCTGGACGCCGCCTTCACTCACTGCCGTCCTCTAGCCGTCGGTGAGCTCGTCCAGCGGTGGCCCGAGCGAAAGCTGATCGTCGGAGGCGGCAGAAAAACGGGCGAGTGCCCTCCGAACCGCCTCTGCGTTCAGGCTCTGCTGCTGGCTGTGGTCAGGGGACTGACGGACAAAAG GTGTTCCCTGCAGATGCTGGACCTCAGTGGACTTCAGTGTGAGAATGGGAGAGTTGAGGACTCAATGGGTGGATGGTCCCTCAGTGTTGCCCTTTGCTCAATGGTGCTACAAGCTCGAGCTGCTGCCTCCAGGGCTCACAGGAGAGATGGAGAAAGGGAGAGAAAAAGAGGACTAGAAGCAGAACGCAACCAGGGTGCCATCAAGCGAGACCGGGGCAAGGTGGGGTGTGGGAATAATGGTGAAAGCAGTCAGGGAGGACACAGAGTGGAAGAAGTAGAGAAGATGGAGTGCAGAACTAATGAACAGATGTTACCAGAAGATGAGTCAGTAAAGGGTATCAGGAGAAGAATGGAGATCCAGAAGAGAAGAACTTTATCTGAGGTGAAATCAAACACCAGCAGTAATAACAGTAGTTTATGCGATCAAGACTGGGACGAGGTGGTTATGGTCCATGTCAGGGCCGACCTTTTTGTCAATTCTCGTTCCTGGGAGCGCGTCCGTGATGCCCTTAGTCAACCGGGCCCACTGCGGCTCCGCTGTCGCTACCTCCGCGTGGAGGAACTCTCAGCAACCTCCATAGCTTCCTTGTTGAGTCTTTTGCCTCATCAGGATCTTCTCGGTGTGGACATCCGCTACTCCAGCCTTGGGGTGTCAGGCCTGGCTATGCTGCTTCCACTGTTGGCTCCTTTTCCTCAGCTGCACTCTCTGAGACTGCATTACTGTAACTTGGACTTACAACGCACacagcctggccagcagggggcaCTTCAAGACATGTCTAAAGGACTGGGTTCACTGAAGAGACTAAAGAGATTATGCCTGACTGCGCTCCGACTGCCAGGACACCTGCGTCTGCTGCTCAG TTCTCTTTCCCAGCCTCTGGAGGTGCTGGAGCTGCCATACCTGTGCCTGACCTCCACAGACCTGGCCTACCTCTCCTGCAGCCAGCATGCTCCATTCCTAAAAGAACTTGACCTGAGTGAGAACTGGCTTGATGAATCGTCCATGCCCTCTCTGCGCCGTCTCTTAGCTCAAGCCCAAAGCTCTCTGTGCCAGCTTTCACTTTGTGGTTGTGGCCTCTCAGACACCCTCCTGGGAGCTCTTCTTCCCTCCCTGTCCTGCTGTCGGGCTTTACGTAGCTTAAGACTGGCCTTAAACCCGCTCTCTAGAACGGGGCTGCTTTCCCTGGCCCGTACAGCTGCAGGAATCCCTTCTCTTCGTCTGCTGCTCTATCCCAATCCACTGGAGGAATATGAGCCTGGTCTGCCAGTTCTCCCCTCCAGTGCTCAGCTGCTGGACTGGCCTCTGCTGGAGGAGTCTGAGGGCAGGGAATTGACGCTGAGGTTACTAGATGAGGTTCTGAACTTGAGAGGACGATCCCCGGACCTTCTTGTGACCTCTGACCTTCTAAACTATAGCCCAGACTTAACTGTGGATGTTTAG